ATGGTGGTCACCAACAATATGAACGTCGCCACGATCCTCGCCGCCAATCCCGATTGCGACGTGCTGCTCACCGGCGGCAGCCTGCGCCGCACCGATGGCGGGCTCATCGGCACACTGGCGACCGAGAGCATCCGGCAGTTCAAGTTCGATCTTGCGGTGATTGGCTGCTCGGCGCTGGATCTGGAGGGCGACATCCTCGATTTCGACATTCAGGAGGTCGGCGTGAGCCGCGCCATCCTGCGCCAGTCGCGGCGGACCTTCCTTGTTGCGGACCACTCGAAATTCAAGCGCAGCGCCCCGGCGCGGATCGCCTCGCTGTCCGAGATCGATATGTTCGTCACCGACAGGTCGCTCGAGCCGAGCTTGGCCGAAGCTTGCGCCGGATGGGGCTGCGAGGTGGTGGTGGCACGCTGATCCGCCACAAGAAAACCTGCCGCAAAAGAAAACGCCGGCCGAGGAGGCTCCCCGGCCGGCGCGTGTTCAGGTTTTGAGGCAGATCAGCCCTGCGGCAGCGCGTAGGCGATCAGATAGTCGCCGCGATCCGGGGACTGACGGGCACCGCCAGCCGAGATCACGATGTACTGCCGCCCGTCCTTCTGGCTGACGTAGGAGATCGGCGTGCCCTGCGAGCCGACGGGCATGCGGGCCTTCCAGACCTCCTTGCCGGTCGCGCTGTCGAAGGCGCGCAGGTAGTAGTCCTGGGTCGCAGCGAAGAACACGAGCCCGCCTTGGGTGCTCAGCGAGCCGCCGATGGTGGGCATGCCCACGGGCATCGGCAGATGCATCTTCATGCCAAAGAGCACGGTGTCCTGAACGGTGCCGAGCGGCGCTTCCCATGCGACCTGCTGGGTGTCCATGTCGATCGCGGTGAGCGTGCCGAACGGCGGCTCCTGGCAGGGGATGCCAAGCGGCGACAGGAAGCGGTTCTTGTTCACCGAATAGGGTGTGCCCTTGAGCGGCACGCCGCCCATCACGGTGTTGACCGCTTCGGAGCCGTTCGAGGCGGCCGCCTCGGGGTCTTGCTCCATCATGTGCACCCAGAGGCCGAGACGCATGTCGTTGACGAAGACGGTGTTGGCCGTCGGGTCATACGACAGACCACCCCAGTTCATGCCACCAAGCGAGCCGGGGAATGACAGCGAGTAATCGGTGTCCGGCGCGGTGAACAGGCCCTCATAGCGGTAGCCTTTGAAGATCACCCGGCACATCAGCTGATCGAAGGGGGTCGCGCCCCACATGTCGGCCTCGGTCAGATGCGGTGCACCGATCTGCGGCATGCCCACCGATTTCGGCTGGGTCAGCGCGTATTTCTCGCCGGGAATGGTCGCGGGTTTCACCGGGACTTCCTCGACATCGGTCAGCGGCTCGCCGGTGACCCGGTCCAGCACGAAGATCTGCCCCGCCTTGGTGCCGAAGACCAGCGCGGGCGTGCCTTTGAAGTCGATCAGCGTCGGCTGCATCGGCACGTCAAAGTCCCACAGGTCGTGGTGCACCGTCTGATAGACCCACTTCTCGTCGCCGGTGGTGGCGTCGAGCGCGAGGATCGAGGCGCCGTATTTCTCGTCTTCCGGGGTGCGGTCCACGCCCCAGAGGTCGATGGCGGCGTTGCCGACCGGCATGAACACGGTGTTGGAGGCCGCGTCATAGGTCATCGGCGCCCAGACGTTCGGGGTCGAACGGGTGTAGGCATTGCCGTCCGCAGGGGCGTCGCGATCCTCGGGGTTGCCCGGATCGAAGGCCCATTTCATCTCGCCAGTGATCACATCAAAGCCGCGCATCACGCCGCCCGGCATGTCGAGCGCCACGTTGTCGGCCACGCGCCCCCCCACGACGACGGTCGAGCCCGCGAGCGTCGGCGGCGAGGTCAGCGAATAGAGCGGCGATTGCGCCGCGCCGAGGCCTTCCTTGAGGTCGACCATGCCGGCATCGCCAAAGTCCGCGCAGAGTTCGCCGGTTTCGGCGTCGAGCGCCACGAGCACTGCGTCGATGGTGTTCATGAAGATGCGGCGCTGGCAGGCGGCGTCATCAGACAGGTCCACCGGGGTGACCGGGGTCGCGTTCGGCAACGTCGGCTGCGGCAGCGGGGCTGCGGCGTCGAAATAGGCCAGACCGCGGCAGCGCACCCAAGTGCGGGTCTCGGTCGGGAAGTCGTGGCGCCAGTTCTCGGTGCCCGAGGTGGCATCGATCGAAATCACCGTGTTGTTCGGCGTGCAGAAGAACAGATCATCGCCCACCTGCAGCGGGGTGCCCTGATCTTCGGCGCCACCGCCACCGGGGCTGACCGGCGTGTCACCGGTTTGGAACGTCCATGCGACCTCAAGCTCGCTCACGTTCTCCGGGGTGATCTGGTCGAGCGCGGCAAAGCGGTTCTCGTCCCCGTTGGCACCATAGCTGGACCAATCCTGCGCGGCATCGGCAGGCGCGGGCGTCTCGCCAGCGGCAACCTTGCTGTTCAGCTGGCCGTGCGGCTGGAACATGCCCCAGCCCATGCCAAGCACGGCAATCAGGGCCACCGCGGCGACGCCAAGCCATGTGCCGGTCATCGGTTTGCGGCCCGCGCGCTTCAGTGTCAGCGGGTGCAGCGCGATGATCGCGACGAAGGCGCAGAGGAAGGTGAAGATCCGGGCGTGCAGAGCCCAGAAATCGAGACCGGCTTCCCAGAAGGCCCAGATCACCGTGAGCACGAATGCGACGGTGTAGATCACCGCGCCCGCAGGAGCGCCGCGCGCGATCTGGATGCCCGAGACGAGCAGGGCAAGGCCCATGAGAAGGTAATACCAGCTGCCGCCGCGCGCGATGAGCATCACGCCGCCGCCAGCCAGTCCGAGACCCGCGAGCGCAACCAGCGCGCCCAGCAGGATCATCAGCCACACCAGTGGCCGTGACAGGGAGGAGGATTGTGTCATTTTCTTTCCCGTTCAGAGGGTTGGAATACCATTCGAGCCGGAAATTTCGCCTTGCCCCCTCCTCCCCTGGGCAACGCGCGACTCAAATGGACTGTTTCGTTAATTCCACCCGCGACAAGTGGACGCAAGGGCAGTTTTGCACTTTCTTGGTGCAAGAATGCACAGCTCAAACACGGCTACGCTGAATAGGTGGGCAGAAAATATATATATGGAGGGGGCTATGCGGTCCGGCGCCCAAGCCCCTCAGGGGCCAAATCCCGGCCCCTCGGTGTCGGGCGCAAAGGCTTCGTCCCACAGCGAAAACAGCCGTGCCCGCGTGCTGCCGTCCAATGCCAGCAAGAGCGGCGGTGCCAGCGCGATCAGGCGCCGGGCGCTGGGAAGCAGGCTGGTCTCATCCGGGTCGCTCGGGGTGATCAGCCCAAGCTCCGACAGCATCGCCTGCGCCTCGGTGGTCAGCAAAAACTCGAGCAGCCGCTCGCCGCCTTCCACATGCGGTGCATTCTTGGGGATCATGTAACTGCGCGAGACGATCAGCGTGTAGTCCTCGGGCAGGATCACCCCCACCCTGCCCCCTTCGCCGTCGCGCGCGGCGGCGGCGGCATAGGACCCCAGCACATTGTAAGCGATGAGATACCGCCCTTTTGCCACGCCGTCGATGATTGCCGCCGAACAGCAGGTGGCGATGGCACCGACGCGAGAGAAGGCTTCGAGCATCGCGCCGAACGTGGTCGCCTCAAGGCTGTCGGCATGGGCAAAGAGATAACCAAGCCCTGAGGCCTCGATGTCATAGGTGGCGATCTTTCCACGCAGCAGGTCGGGCCGGTTGCGCATCAGGTCGAGCAATTCGAAACGGCTGCGCGGCACATCTGATCCGCGAATGGCGCCGGTGTTGTAGATGATCACCGCGGGCTCTTCGGTGATGCCCCAAAGCTCGTCGCGCCAGCGGCGCGAGGCGGGCAGCGCATCCGTGCGCGGCGACTGGTAGCGATGCGCGCAGGCGGCGTTGACCAGCCATGTCATCTGATGGGCGCCCGAGGAAAACACGGCGTCAGCCGCCGGGGCCGCTCCTTCGCAGGCCGCGCGGCTGTTGTCGAATAGATTGTTCGAGCCCCATTGCTCATAGCGCACCGACAGATCCGGATTGCGCGCGGTAAAGCGCTCGATCACCGGGCGGATGATCGACAGATCGGTGGTCGAGCGCAGGACAAGCTCGGTGGGGGCACTGCCGATGACGTCGATCCGCTCCTGTGCGGCGGCGGCCAGTGGCACGACAAGGGGCGCCACCAGCGTGATCAGCGCCAGAGCGACGCGAGACAGCAAATCGATCACGGGGCGTCCTCCTCGCTGGGCGGCTCTGCCGGGAGCAGCAGAGAGATGCGAAAGCCGTTCTCTGGATGCTCGAGCGCAATCCGCCCGCCAAAGGCCGCAGCCACGGCGCTGACGATCGCCAGCCCCAGCCCGGCGCTGTCCTCGCGGGAACTGCTGCTGCGCTCGAAACGCTGGCCAAGCCGGGCGGCCACCTCGGGGGTGGGCCCGGCGCCGCTGTCCTGCACCCAAAGCGCGGCCTCGGCCCCGCGCAGTTCAGCACCAACGGCGATGGGCGGGGTGCCGTGCTTGAGCGCATTGGCCAGAAGGTTCTTGGCCGCCTCTCCCACCGAAAACGCATCGGCGCGCACCATCACCGGCTCTTCGCCGATCTCCAGCCGCAGGTCCGCCCCCGGCGCGAGCAGCGCGTGGTCGGAACGCTCCATCAGGTCCAGCGCCACCTCGCGCAGATCGAGCGGCGTGCGCGGCGCGCTTTCGGTGCGGTGAATGACCAGCGCGCGGGACAGAAGCTGATCGAGCAATGCGCCCAGCGACCGCGTGCGGGTCAGCAGCCGCGCCAGCGCCCGCTGCCGCGCGGCTTCATCCTCCAGATCCTGTATCGATTCGGCCTGCACACGGATCGCCGCCACCGGCGTGCGAAGCTGATGCGCCGCGTCCGAGATCAGGTTGCGCATCCCCTCCATCTGCCGGTCGAGCCGTCCCATGAAGCGGTTCATCGAGTCCAGCATCACCGTCAGTTCCCGCGGCAGCCGGTCGGTGGGCACCGGGGTCAGATCATAGGGATCGCGCTGCAGCAGATCCTCGGACAGCGCCTCCAGCGGGCGCATCGCCGAGCGGGTCACCACCCAAGACATCACCAAAAGCGCCAGCCCGGCCAGCAGCATAGGCAGCAAAGCGTCGAGCGTCAGGTCAAGCGCCATCGCCTGCCGCGCGCGCAGGGTCTGGCCCACGGTGACCGAGATGCCGCCGGAAAAATCGCGCTCGGCAAAGCGCCGGGTGAGACGGACGAAACGCGCCTCCTCACCATTCAGCCGGGCATCGAAGAACTCGGGTGCCCCGCCCCCGCTACGCCGGCCCTGCGGCGCAATCAGCGTCTCGTCGAGTCCGGTGATCAGCTCCTCCCCCGGACCGCGCACCGAGTAGTGGATGCGGTCCTCGGGCGCTTGCGCCAGCAATTCAAAGGCCGAGACCGGCAGGTCGACCAAAGGCGTGCCGCTCTGAATGCGGATCGAGGCGGCGATGTCCTGCGCCGCGCCCAGCAAGATCCGGTCGTAGGATTGCCGCGCCGCCAGCCGCCCGTTGTAAAGCGTCGAGGCGGCCACCAGCAGGCCGCCGACCAGCAGGATCAGCACCACCGCGCCCAGCACCCGCGCCGACAGGCTGGACGGCAGCCGCGCCGTGCCCTCAGCCATCGAGGCCGATCCGGTAGCCTACGCCGCGCTGCGTGACGATGCCGACACCGCTGCCCGCGAGCTTTTTGCGCAGACGGGCGATGTAAAGCTCGATCGCATTCACCCCGACGTCGGCATCGCCGAACCCATAGAGGGAATCGTAAAGGCGGCTCTTCCCGAGATAATTTCCCTGATGCCGGAGCAGCACGCCAAGCAGCGCGGCCTCGCGTCCGGTCAGATCGAGCCGCTTGCCCTCCAGCGTGGCGCTCTGCCCTGCCGGGGAAAAGGCCAGCGGGCCAAGCACGATCTCGGATCCCTTCTGGTCCGCTTCGCGCCGAACCAAGGCACGCAGCCGCGCCTCAAGCTCGCGCTGGTCGAAAGGTTTGCCAAGATAGTCGTCCGCGCCAAGGTCGAGCGCGCTCACCCGGTCGTCCACCGAGACCAACGCGGTCAGCATCAGCACCGGCGTGCGGTCGCCCGCGGCGCGCATGTCGCGCAGCAACCGCAGCCCCGATCCGTCGGGCAGATTGATGTCGAGCACCATCGCGTCATAGCTCTGCACGGCGCGGAAATCTTCAGCCGCTTCAAGGCAATCGGCCACGTCGCACACGATGCCGGACTGCGCGAGCCGCGTACTGACCCCCTCGGCAAGATCGCTAGCATCCTCGACCATCAGAACACGCATGGCACTGGTACTCCTCTTCGCTGACGAAGCGTTCCGGCGCGCTAACAGGTCTCTGACAGGTTCGCGACAGCTTCGTGGCTTAGAGACACGTCTTAACCCGCAACCGGGGAGGCTGCAAAGCGCAGTCGGGTTCTGCGGGGAACTGACGGGGTCGCGTTCGGTATGCGCGGCGCCGACCATGAGGAGGATACCATGTTTATCAATGCAACCCGCGGCCTCATTGCCGCGACCGTTCTGGGTGTTTCCGCCCTTGCCGCTCAGGCGCAGGACTATACCCCCGAGAACCCCGAGTGCATCGCACCGGCGAACCCCGGCGGTGGCTGGGACTTCACCTGCCGTCAGGTCGGCAAATCCATGCAGGATCTCGGGCTGATCTCGAAGACCATGCAGGTAGTCAACCTCGCAGGCGGCGGCGGCGGCGTGGCCTTCGCCGAAGTGGTCAACAAGCGCGGCGACGACAACGATCTGATCGTTGCGGCCAGCTCGGCCACCGCGACCCGTCTGGCGCAAGGCGCCTATCCGGGCAACACCACCGATCAGGTGCGCTGGCTGGCGTCGATCGGCGCGGACTACGGCGTGCTTGCGGTGTCCGCTGACAGCGAGATCGAGACGCTTCCGCAACTGCTCGACATGATCAAGGCAGACCCGCGGTCGGTCTCTGTGGCGGGCGGCTCGGCCGTTGGCGGCTGGGACCACCTGAAGGTGCTGATCGCCGCATCCGCCTATGGCATCGAAGACGTGCGCAAGGTGAAATACGTGGCCTTCGACGGCGGCGGCGAGGCGGTGACCCAGCTGCTCGCAGGCTCGGTGCAGGCCTTCACCGGTGACGCATCCGAAGCCAAAGGCTTTGTCGACTCCGGCGACATCAAGGTCATCGCCGTGCTCGCGCCCGAGCGTCTGGAAGGCGACTTCGCCGATTTCCCGACCGCCAAGGAACAGGGTGTCGACGCCATCGGTGCCAACTGGCGCGGCTTCTACGCCCCCGAGGGCATGAGCGACGAAGCCTACAACGCTTGGGTTTCGAAGATCGGTGATCTCTATGCCTCCGACGAGTGGAAAGAGATCATGTCGGCCAATGGCCTCGCCCCGCTCGACCTGCAGGGCGAAGAGTTCGAGCAGTTCGTCTCGGACAGCGTGAGCGAGATCCAGAACATCTCGCGCGAGATCGGCATCATTAAGTGACCTGATCCCACGCTCGGCGCGGCGGGCCCTTTCCTCCCAGAGGGCCCGCCGCCTCCTAATATCCTTTCACGCAAACCAAGGGGGATCCCATGAGTGACCGCATCTTCGGCCTCTTCGGCCTGGCGCTCGCCATCTTCTTTGCCTGGGCGGCGCTGCAGATCGAGGAGAGCTTCCTCTCTGACGAAGTCGGCCCCAAGGCCTTCCCGCTGATCATCGCCACCATCCTCGGCATCTCGTCCATCTTCATCGCGCTGAAACCGGACGCCGAACCGCAGTGGCCCGCCCTGCCCCGTCTGGTCGAGATTCTCGCCGCTGTCGTGGTGATGATCCTCTACGCCGAGTTCCTGCCGATCGCAGGGTTCGTCATCGCCACCGCCGTTGCCGCCGCCTATCTGACGTGGCGCCTTGGCAGCGCGCCGCTGCAGTCGCTGCTGATCGGCGTGCTGACCTCTGTCGGCATCTACGTTGTCTTCCATCTGGCGCTGGGGCTGTCGCTCGCCCGCGGCCCGCTGGGCTTCTGAGGAGAGGGCCGAAATGGACGTATTCGCAAGTCTCGGCGACGGTTTTGCCGTTGCCTTCACCCTGCAGAACCTCGGCCTCGCGCTGCTGGGCTGCTTTCTGGGCACCATCATGGGCGCGCTGCCGGGCCTTGGCCCGTCGAACGGCGTCGCCATCCTGATCCCGCTCGCCTTCACCCTCGGGCTTGGCCCGACGCCCTCGCTGATCCTACTGACCTCGGTCTATTACGGCGCCATGTACGGCGGGCGGATCAGTTCGATCCTGCTTGGCATTCCCGGTGACGAACCGGCGATGATGACCGTGCTCGACGGCCACCCGATGGCCAAGAAGGGCATGGCCGGCGAGGCGCTCTCGCTGTCGGGCATCGCTTCCTTCGTCGGTGCGTTCTTAGCCACATGGGGCCTGATCTTCCTCGCGCCACAACTGGTGAAGATCGCGCTGCTGTTCGGACCGGCGGAATATTTCGCCCTCTTCGCGCTGGCCTTCGCCACGCTTGGCGGCGTGTCGTCGACCAATCAGGCGAAATCGGCCTTCGCCGCCATGCTCGGCCTTGGCCTTGCGATGATCGGCGTCGACACCCAGACCGGCGTGCCGCGCTTCACCTTCGGCGAAGTGCACCTCTATGACGGTCTCGATTTCCTCGTGGCTATCGTTGGCCTCTTCGCTCTGTCGGAAGTCTTCATCTTCCTCGAGCATCGCCACGGCAGCGCTGATGCGTCCTCGAACCAGCTGAAGCTGGGCCGCCTCACCCCGCCGATGTCGATGATCAAGAAATGCACCCCCACCATGCTGCGCACCTCGGTGCTGGGCTTCATCGCGGGCGTTCTGCCCGGCGCGGGGGCTTCGCTGGGCTCGTTCATCTCGTACTCGATGGAAAAGCGGCTGGTGGACAAGGAAGGCACTTTCGGCACCGGGGATCCGCGCGGCGTGGCCGCCCCCGAGGCGGGCAACAACGCCGCCGCCGGTGGCGCGCTGGTGCCGATGTTGGCGCTGGGTGTGCCGGGCTCGGGCACCACGGCGGTTCTGCTGGCGGTGCTGCTGTCGCTCAACATCACCCCCGGCCCGCTGCTCTTTGCCCAGAACCCCGATGTGGTCTGGGGCCTGATCGCCGCGCTCTTCATCGCCAACATCATGCTGCTGGCGCTGAACATCCCGATGGTGGGCATCTTCACCCGCGTGCTGATGGTGCCGCCGCGCATCCTGATGCCGATCGTCGCCATGGTCAGCTTTGTCGGCATCTACGGCATCTCGGGCTCGAGCTTCGATCTGCTGATCATGATCGGCTTTGGCGTGATGGGCTGGGTGCTGCGCAAGCTCGACGTGCCGCTGGTGCCGATCATCCTCGGCACGCTGCTTGGCAACACGATGGAGAACAACCTGCGCCGCGCGATCACCATCGACAACGGCGATTGGTTCACCCTGATCGACAGTCCGCTGTCGATCGCACTCTGGGCCATCGCGATCCTCGGCTTCATCATGCCGCTGATCGTGGGCCGCGTGGTGCGCGCCAAGATGCACCGCCGCCGGGACGAAGAAGGCGTGCTGAGCGACTGACCCCTCACCCCGCTTTGCACGACAAGGCCCCCGCCACGGCGGGGGCCTTTTTCATTCGACCAATGGCGCTCGGACCTGCTTACCAGCCGCCGAAGCGCGCCCAGCTTTGCAGCGGACCAGGGCGCGCGGGGATCACCGAATAGCCGCCGTGCTGCGCCGCCGTGGCACAGGCATGGTTGGGCAGGATGCGCAGCAGCGTGCCCACCGGCAGATCGGGCATGGGGCCGGCGGCGCCGTCGCGACGCGCGATGATGCCGTGTTCCTGATTGGCCGCGGTGACGATCAGATCGGGGATCACCCGCCCCTCGGCGTCGCACACAATGCCATAGCCCTGATCCACCGCCTGCGCCGCCGTGCCGCGATCGCGTGACATTGCCATCCAGCCCGCGTCGATCAGCACCCAGCCCTTGTCGGGCTGATGGCCGATCACCGACGCCAGAACCGACAGCGCGACATCCTCGGTCGTGCACACGCCGATGCCCGCCATCACCAGATCGAAGAACATATAGACCCCGGCGCGCAGTTCGGTGACCCCGGTGAGGTCTTGTGCCGCGTGGGCGGTGGGCGTCGAGCCGACGCTGACCACCGGGCAAGCCATCCCCGCCGCGCGCAGCGCCTCTGCAGCCGCCACGGTGGCGGCGCGCTCGCGTTCGGCAAATTCGGCATGCGCTTCTGCGCCCGACACGCCATAGCTTTCGCCCGCGTGGGTCACCACGCCGCGCAGCGCGTCTGCACCCGTCAGAATGCGCGCAATCTCGAGCAGGCTCGGGTCTTCCGCCGAGAGCCCGCCGCGATGGCCGTCGCTGTCGATCTCGATCAGCGCCGGGATGCCCGCCTCGGCCACTGCCCGCGCCTGCCCGACGCTGTCGAGGATCACCACCAGATCACAGCCGCGCCCGCGCAGCGCCTGCACGCGCGGCAGCTTTCCGGGCGCGATCCCAACCGCATAGAGAATGTCATTGTACCCGGCGGCGGCAAAAACCTCGGCCTCTGCCAGCGTCGAGACGGTGATCGGCCCCGGAGTGCCGCCGCTCATCCGCTCGGCCACCTCCAGCGATTTCGCGGTCTTCATATGCGGGCGCAGGGTAACGCCCAGATCCGCCGCGTGCTGCGAAAGCCGCGCGAGATTGCGCAGCATCTTCGCCTCGTCAAGGATCAGCGCCGGCGTGGTGAGCCCTTCGAAAATGGCGGGATGTGTGGACATGGGCGACATGGGCGGCTCTCCTTGCGTTCTGGCCTGTCACGGCTTTGCGCGCTTTTACCCGTTTCGCCGGGTTTTGACAGGCACCCGCCCGCGCGCAGCATTTGCATAGGAACGATGCGGCAACTCCCGATGCGGCGTTCCAATGGCGAAAAACTTCTGCAAACCTCGTTGCAAATGACTCGCCGATCAACATTGATGGCGGGACAGAACAATAAAAACCAATGCAACCACAGAGAGGTACACCATGAAGTTCACCGCAGCCGCGTTCCTGACGCTGACCACCGCGCTCGCAGGCGCCGCCTCGGCCGAGACCTGGGACATGCCGATGGCCTACCCGGCCAGCAACTACCACACCGAGAACGCCCAGATGTTCGCCGACGCCGTCAAAGAGTGCACCGGCGGCGAGTTGGAGATCGTGATCCACGCGGGCGGCTCGCTGTTCAAGGGTGACGAGATCAAGCGCGCCGTGCAACTGGGCGAAGCCCAGATCGGCGAGCGCCTTCTGTCGGCCCATGCCAACGAAGACCCGGTTTTCGCCTACGACTCGATCCCCTTCCTCGCCACCTCCTTCGAGGCGTCCGAAAAGCTGCGCGCCGCCGCAGAGCCGACGCTTGCCAAGGTGCTCGAAGCGCAGAACATCGTGCCGCTCTACTCGGTGCCGTGGCCGCCGCAGGGGCTGTATTTCTCCAAGCCCGTCACCACGCCCGAAGAGATGGAAGGCGTGAAGTTCCGCGCCTACAACTCGATCACCGCGGAAGTCGCTGAACTGGCGGGCATGGTGCCGACGCAGGTTGAAGCCGCCGATCTCAAGCAGGCACTGGCCACCGGCGTCGTCTCGGCGATGATCTCTTCGGGCGCCACCGGCGTGGACGAAAGCGTCTGGGAGGACATGACCAACTTCTACGACGTGAAGGCTTGGCTGCCGCGCAACACGGTCTTTGCCAACAAAGACGCGCTTGACGGTCTGTCGGACGAAGCCCGGACCTGCGTGATGGACGAGGCCGAAGCCGCCCAGACCCGCGGCGCCGAGAAGGCAGCCGAACTGGCAGGCGGTTTCGTCAAGACGCTGGCCGACAACGGCATGGACGTGAACCCGCCCGCCGAGGCGATCACCACCAAGCTGCAGGAGATCGGCAAGACCATGACCGCCGAGTGGAAAGAGAACGCCGGCGAGAACGGTGCCGCGATCATCGACGCCTACGACGCCGAGTAAGGACAAGGCAACGCTGATACGGGGCGTCCCGGTCTTGCCGGGGCGCCCCTGCGCCATCCGCACCCGCGGTGTGGTGCCGGTGTTGCGGGCCCCGATATGACCTCTCAAGAGACCCTAGAAAAAGACCAAGAGACCACAGGAGGGCAGCCCAT
This portion of the Salipiger sp. CCB-MM3 genome encodes:
- a CDS encoding DeoR/GlpR family DNA-binding transcription regulator, with product MSQSFRHPEILEIARRDGKVTVEGLAQHFGVTLQTIRRDLTELADAGRLERVHGGAVLPSGTMNIGYEERRHLNMEGKTGIARACAERIPHGISLFLNIGTSTEAVARELLHHKGLMVVTNNMNVATILAANPDCDVLLTGGSLRRTDGGLIGTLATESIRQFKFDLAVIGCSALDLEGDILDFDIQEVGVSRAILRQSRRTFLVADHSKFKRSAPARIASLSEIDMFVTDRSLEPSLAEACAGWGCEVVVAR
- a CDS encoding membrane-bound PQQ-dependent dehydrogenase, glucose/quinate/shikimate family, with the protein product MTQSSSLSRPLVWLMILLGALVALAGLGLAGGGVMLIARGGSWYYLLMGLALLVSGIQIARGAPAGAVIYTVAFVLTVIWAFWEAGLDFWALHARIFTFLCAFVAIIALHPLTLKRAGRKPMTGTWLGVAAVALIAVLGMGWGMFQPHGQLNSKVAAGETPAPADAAQDWSSYGANGDENRFAALDQITPENVSELEVAWTFQTGDTPVSPGGGGAEDQGTPLQVGDDLFFCTPNNTVISIDATSGTENWRHDFPTETRTWVRCRGLAYFDAAAPLPQPTLPNATPVTPVDLSDDAACQRRIFMNTIDAVLVALDAETGELCADFGDAGMVDLKEGLGAAQSPLYSLTSPPTLAGSTVVVGGRVADNVALDMPGGVMRGFDVITGEMKWAFDPGNPEDRDAPADGNAYTRSTPNVWAPMTYDAASNTVFMPVGNAAIDLWGVDRTPEDEKYGASILALDATTGDEKWVYQTVHHDLWDFDVPMQPTLIDFKGTPALVFGTKAGQIFVLDRVTGEPLTDVEEVPVKPATIPGEKYALTQPKSVGMPQIGAPHLTEADMWGATPFDQLMCRVIFKGYRYEGLFTAPDTDYSLSFPGSLGGMNWGGLSYDPTANTVFVNDMRLGLWVHMMEQDPEAAASNGSEAVNTVMGGVPLKGTPYSVNKNRFLSPLGIPCQEPPFGTLTAIDMDTQQVAWEAPLGTVQDTVLFGMKMHLPMPVGMPTIGGSLSTQGGLVFFAATQDYYLRAFDSATGKEVWKARMPVGSQGTPISYVSQKDGRQYIVISAGGARQSPDRGDYLIAYALPQG
- a CDS encoding ABC transporter substrate-binding protein, translating into MIDLLSRVALALITLVAPLVVPLAAAAQERIDVIGSAPTELVLRSTTDLSIIRPVIERFTARNPDLSVRYEQWGSNNLFDNSRAACEGAAPAADAVFSSGAHQMTWLVNAACAHRYQSPRTDALPASRRWRDELWGITEEPAVIIYNTGAIRGSDVPRSRFELLDLMRNRPDLLRGKIATYDIEASGLGYLFAHADSLEATTFGAMLEAFSRVGAIATCCSAAIIDGVAKGRYLIAYNVLGSYAAAAARDGEGGRVGVILPEDYTLIVSRSYMIPKNAPHVEGGERLLEFLLTTEAQAMLSELGLITPSDPDETSLLPSARRLIALAPPLLLALDGSTRARLFSLWDEAFAPDTEGPGFGP
- a CDS encoding sensor histidine kinase → MAEGTARLPSSLSARVLGAVVLILLVGGLLVAASTLYNGRLAARQSYDRILLGAAQDIAASIRIQSGTPLVDLPVSAFELLAQAPEDRIHYSVRGPGEELITGLDETLIAPQGRRSGGGAPEFFDARLNGEEARFVRLTRRFAERDFSGGISVTVGQTLRARQAMALDLTLDALLPMLLAGLALLVMSWVVTRSAMRPLEALSEDLLQRDPYDLTPVPTDRLPRELTVMLDSMNRFMGRLDRQMEGMRNLISDAAHQLRTPVAAIRVQAESIQDLEDEAARQRALARLLTRTRSLGALLDQLLSRALVIHRTESAPRTPLDLREVALDLMERSDHALLAPGADLRLEIGEEPVMVRADAFSVGEAAKNLLANALKHGTPPIAVGAELRGAEAALWVQDSGAGPTPEVAARLGQRFERSSSSREDSAGLGLAIVSAVAAAFGGRIALEHPENGFRISLLLPAEPPSEEDAP
- a CDS encoding response regulator transcription factor, producing the protein MRVLMVEDASDLAEGVSTRLAQSGIVCDVADCLEAAEDFRAVQSYDAMVLDINLPDGSGLRLLRDMRAAGDRTPVLMLTALVSVDDRVSALDLGADDYLGKPFDQRELEARLRALVRREADQKGSEIVLGPLAFSPAGQSATLEGKRLDLTGREAALLGVLLRHQGNYLGKSRLYDSLYGFGDADVGVNAIELYIARLRKKLAGSGVGIVTQRGVGYRIGLDG
- a CDS encoding Bug family tripartite tricarboxylate transporter substrate binding protein, producing the protein MFINATRGLIAATVLGVSALAAQAQDYTPENPECIAPANPGGGWDFTCRQVGKSMQDLGLISKTMQVVNLAGGGGGVAFAEVVNKRGDDNDLIVAASSATATRLAQGAYPGNTTDQVRWLASIGADYGVLAVSADSEIETLPQLLDMIKADPRSVSVAGGSAVGGWDHLKVLIAASAYGIEDVRKVKYVAFDGGGEAVTQLLAGSVQAFTGDASEAKGFVDSGDIKVIAVLAPERLEGDFADFPTAKEQGVDAIGANWRGFYAPEGMSDEAYNAWVSKIGDLYASDEWKEIMSANGLAPLDLQGEEFEQFVSDSVSEIQNISREIGIIK
- a CDS encoding tripartite tricarboxylate transporter TctB family protein — its product is MSDRIFGLFGLALAIFFAWAALQIEESFLSDEVGPKAFPLIIATILGISSIFIALKPDAEPQWPALPRLVEILAAVVVMILYAEFLPIAGFVIATAVAAAYLTWRLGSAPLQSLLIGVLTSVGIYVVFHLALGLSLARGPLGF
- a CDS encoding tripartite tricarboxylate transporter permease, with amino-acid sequence MDVFASLGDGFAVAFTLQNLGLALLGCFLGTIMGALPGLGPSNGVAILIPLAFTLGLGPTPSLILLTSVYYGAMYGGRISSILLGIPGDEPAMMTVLDGHPMAKKGMAGEALSLSGIASFVGAFLATWGLIFLAPQLVKIALLFGPAEYFALFALAFATLGGVSSTNQAKSAFAAMLGLGLAMIGVDTQTGVPRFTFGEVHLYDGLDFLVAIVGLFALSEVFIFLEHRHGSADASSNQLKLGRLTPPMSMIKKCTPTMLRTSVLGFIAGVLPGAGASLGSFISYSMEKRLVDKEGTFGTGDPRGVAAPEAGNNAAAGGALVPMLALGVPGSGTTAVLLAVLLSLNITPGPLLFAQNPDVVWGLIAALFIANIMLLALNIPMVGIFTRVLMVPPRILMPIVAMVSFVGIYGISGSSFDLLIMIGFGVMGWVLRKLDVPLVPIILGTLLGNTMENNLRRAITIDNGDWFTLIDSPLSIALWAIAILGFIMPLIVGRVVRAKMHRRRDEEGVLSD